GTAATTATCCTTGAAGGGTTTCCTGAAAAGCCCTTTACTTATGATGATGTAAAAATATTACTTCCTATTATCTCTTCTTTAGCAAATGTTATTCAAAATATGAAATATGCACAAGCTCAGCTTAAGAAACAGTTTGGTGATAAACTGGGGGAGGAAATATATAATGATAAAAGTAAGTTAGAACCAAAATACTTAGAAAAAACCACTGTGCTCTTTGCGGATATAAGAGGTGCTACAAAGCTTGTGGATTGTCTCTCCAAAGAACCAACTCTATTTTCTAAGGTTATGCAGGATTTTTATGAGAAAGGAAGGGAGATTATTTTAGACCATTCTGGAATAGTTGATAAATTCCTGGGTGATGGACTAATGGCTATATTTGGGGTAAATGATGAACAACCCTATGGAATAAATGATGAGAATCCTCCATCAAAGGCTGTACTTTCTGCATTAAAGCTGGAAGAATGGTTTGATAAGGAATTTTTTCCAAAGTGGAAAGATGATTTTATTAAGAAACTGCACAAATTTGAAGATATAGCCCTTGGAATTGGTATTGCTACAGAGGATTCAATGGTTGGCAACTTTGGAAGGGGAGAGCTTATAAATTTTACCTCCCTTGGTAAGTCACCAAGCTTAGCCTCTAGAATCTGTGATGAAGCAAGGGAAAAGAAGAAAAGAAAGCCAAAAAGCATTATCTTGATTGATGAGGGAACAAAGCAGTATCTTCCTGAAGGATTTGAGATAGAGCATTTTAAGGATATTAGCCCCAAAAATATGCCACATCGCTATCCTATCTACAGGATTATGGGTGTATAAGGTTGATGTTCTATACCTTCCATCTGAATTAACGAAAGTAGAAGGACACTATGTTAGGCACAGAGGCACTTAACGGGTTGAGTTAGGGTCAGAATACAGAAATAAGAAGGAAAGAAAAAGATGGCAAAGCATAGTTTTTACTTAACAAATCGTTGCAGCAGACGGCGGAGGAGCTAACTGGTTTTCAAAAGTTTGAGGTTTATCAAAGTTTTATCTTGCTATCAAACTTTTGTGGTAATCCTCCCCGCCG
The bacterium DNA segment above includes these coding regions:
- a CDS encoding adenylate/guanylate cyclase domain-containing protein, whose protein sequence is MIEDILAERLEIAYEQLSAIREIHKAPVNLNIKELYELGLNKAIKLLTGANPNKGFFMDKDEVSKKLEGRRRYKKIIEDVIKKKKAFWDNRFLCIPLIAQGREVIGVIILEGFPEKPFTYDDVKILLPIISSLANVIQNMKYAQAQLKKQFGDKLGEEIYNDKSKLEPKYLEKTTVLFADIRGATKLVDCLSKEPTLFSKVMQDFYEKGREIILDHSGIVDKFLGDGLMAIFGVNDEQPYGINDENPPSKAVLSALKLEEWFDKEFFPKWKDDFIKKLHKFEDIALGIGIATEDSMVGNFGRGELINFTSLGKSPSLASRICDEAREKKKRKPKSIILIDEGTKQYLPEGFEIEHFKDISPKNMPHRYPIYRIMGV